The genomic segment GGATCTTTTCGGACGACTCCTCCCCCACCGGCGCGGTGAGATCGTACCAGCTCAGCTTCTCGATGCCCAGCAGCGCCGCCTTCTTCGCGAAGTAGTCCAGCAGCTTCCCCTTGCCCTGCTCCACCGCGGCCCACATGGCCCGCAGCGTCGCCTCGGTCATGCGGTTGTCATCCAAAGGCTCCTTGAGGAAGGAGTCCCACCCGCGGTAGCGGTAGAGCGTAAGCCGGTAGCCCGCCAGGTTGTTGAGCGTCGAGGAAATGACGTCGGCTTGCTCCGCCCACGCTTGCTCGTACGCGTCGAACACCTTGCGGCGCGTTTCGCGGTCGGGATCCGACAGCCGGTTGGCCGCCTGCCCTACCGACAGCTGCACGGTCTTGCCGTTTTCTTCCACGGGCACGCGGATCTTGCCGGAAATCAGGTTATACAACTGATTCCACGCGTGGTAGCCCTCGACGCTGAGCTCCGCGACCAACGCTTCCTTGTCCGGCGCCATGCGCTCCTTGGCGCGCCGCCGGCGCTCGTCCATGGCGAAGGCCACGGGCGCCACCGCTTCGTGGGCCAGGAACGCCGGCCAGATCTCGTCGGACATGGCCAGCAATTTCTCGTTCAAGACCGTCAGCGCCGCTTCCAGCTGCGCGCCCAGCCGCCTCACCTGAGCCGCCACGATGCGGGCCTGCCCGTCGGAAACGTCCTGCGCCACCAGGCAGCTGCAAAAGGCGTTGGCTTCCTGGAGGCGCTGGGAGATGTCCTGCATCCGGCGTATCACCTGTGCCATGGGCTCCAGCTGCTCCACCGACGCCGGGACGGGCGTGGATGGTAGCTCGGCGGCAAACCGTTCAATGTCCGCGGCTAGCTCGTCCAAGTGCCGCTTGAGCGCCTCGGAACGGCTGCCGCCCGGGAAAATTTTTTCCAGGTTCCACCGTTGGGGCAACGGCTTGTTCAGTTCGGGCATATCCTTCCCTCGCCTTTCCGTTGACTGGATTGCCCGATCATTCGACCGGCGGCAAGAAAATCCTGGCAGATTCGCCCTAATCCGCGAAGCGCACGTCGACGCCGAGCCGGCTGAGCATCAGGAAGAACGAGGGACACGTTTTCGAGACGCAGCCGGGGTCCAGGATGCGGATGCCTGGGACGCGCGCCCCCAGCAGCGCGAACGCCATGGCCTGACGGTGGTCGTCGTGCGGGTCCAGCGCCGGCCCCGGCGCCGGCGAGCCCGGGTAGACGACGAAGCCGTCTTCCAGCTCGTCCGCCCGGATCCCGAGGCGCGCCATTTGAGTGCAAAAGACGTGGATGCGGTCCGACTCGTGCCCGCGAATGTGGGCTACGCCCCGCACGCGCACGGGGCCGTCCGCGAAGACGGCCGCGACCCCCAGCGTCAGCGCCTGATCCGACATCGGTTTCATGTCGACCGTCAGGTTTCCCCGCAGACGCTT from the Bacillota bacterium genome contains:
- a CDS encoding oligoendopeptidase; translation: MNKPLPQRWNLEKIFPGGSRSEALKRHLDELAADIERFAAELPSTPVPASVEQLEPMAQVIRRMQDISQRLQEANAFCSCLVAQDVSDGQARIVAAQVRRLGAQLEAALTVLNEKLLAMSDEIWPAFLAHEAVAPVAFAMDERRRRAKERMAPDKEALVAELSVEGYHAWNQLYNLISGKIRVPVEENGKTVQLSVGQAANRLSDPDRETRRKVFDAYEQAWAEQADVISSTLNNLAGYRLTLYRYRGWDSFLKEPLDDNRMTEATLRAMWAAVEQGKGKLLDYFAKKAALLGIEKLSWYDLTAPVGEESSEKIPYDEAAQFIIDNFGRFSPRLQALAVTAFNEGWIEAEDRPGKGAGGFCTTFPLTKESRIFLTYGGRRTSVDTLAHELGHAYHSFVLKDLPPLARRYPMALAETASTLAEMIVSDAALSAVGDERQRLALLDNRLSRATAFLMDIHARFLFETSFYEARRKGALSVDELNARMETAQKQAFLNALERYHPLFWASKLHFHITYAPFYNFPYTFGYLFSAGIYARKQELGGKLADVVDGLLLDTGRMTVEDLAKKHLGADLQRETFWLQAVEHVLADVDEFVRLADKVLARRG